One part of the Chrysemys picta bellii isolate R12L10 chromosome 14, ASM1138683v2, whole genome shotgun sequence genome encodes these proteins:
- the LOC135975684 gene encoding uncharacterized protein LOC135975684, with amino-acid sequence MQSSPAVMAVQSVNRKRAPAWTDREVLDLIAVWGDESVLSELRSKRRNAKIYEKISKDMAERGYSRDATQCRVKIKELRQGYQKTKEANGRSGSHPQTSRFYEELHSILGAAATTTPPVTVDSEDGVVSTAGSSDMLGDVEDEEGDEEGEAVGSAHNADFPDSQDLFITLTEIPYEASPAVTPDTESGEGSATPSVTVSQPSLESHSQRLARIRRRKRRTREDMFSELMACSQAQAAQQTQWRENLTRMHQANMDREERWRQEDQQATQTLLGLLREQTDTLRRLVDVLQERRQEDRAPLQSIYNRPPLPPSPIPTSPKVQRRRGGRVPANSHSTPAESSSSRRLSFPKI; translated from the exons atgcagagctctccagcagtgatggccgtgcagtctgtgaatagaaagagggccccagcatggactgatcgggaagtcttggatctcatcgctgtgtggggcgatgagtccgtgctttccgagctgcgatccaaaagacggaatgcaaagatctacgagaagatctctaaagacatggcagagagaggatacagccgggatgcaacgcagtgccgcgtgaaaatcaaggagctgagacaaggctaccagaagaccaaagaggcaaacggacgctccggatcccatccccagacatcccgtttctatgaggaactgcattccatcctcggtgcggccgccaccactaccccaccagtgaccgtggactctgaggatggggtagtgtccacggccggttcctcggacatgttaggggacgtggaagatgaggaaggagatgaggagggcgaggcagtcggcagcgctcacaacgctgatttccccgacagccaggatctcttcatcacccttacagagatcccctacgaagcgtccccagccgttaccccggacacagaatctggtgaaggatcagcca ccccatctgtgactgtctcacaacctagcctggaatcacactcccagaggctagcgcggattaggcgtaggaagaggaggacacgggaggacatgttctctgagcttatggcctgttcccaagcccaggcagcacagcagacccagtggcgggagaacttgacccgaatgcaccaagccaacatggatcgggaggagaggtggcggcaggaagaccagcaggcgactcaaacgctgcttggactactgagggagcaaacggacacgctccggcgccttgtggatgttctgcaggaacggaggcaggaggacagagccccgctgcagtccatctataaccgccctcccctgccaccaagtcccatacccacctcacccaaagtgcaaagaaggagaggcggcagagtccctgctaactctcactccacccctgcagagagctctagtagcagaaggctctcatttcccaaaatttga